CACGCCGGCAAATAACAAAACAGGAATAAAGATTCTTTTTAACATATTTAGGTTTGTAATTAAAGACTAAAATATAAAATAAGGTGTATACTTTACACTTTGACACTATAACTTTTTTATTACAGTTTAATTCTTAACATAATAGTCCATTCGTAATATCGATTTAGCCAGATGCCGGTTAGGATCCTCGGGAACTTAACTAGCCTGAAAATCAAGATCAATAAAAAAAGGTTTTCCATTTTCATGGAAAACCTTAATATCTTATCACAGTATACCCCTGTCTAAAGCAGGATCTTACGACTTACCGCTTTATCGATGGTAATATAACCCGGGTAGAATACCGACTGCCCTGCAATATTGATAGAAGGTTTCACTTTTAACGTAAATATTCCCTTTTTATTCTCATCGCTTGACATTAAAAAATCCTGCAGGTCCGAATTCTTCAACAAATCATAGATATTGGTCGCTATACGCACATTGGCTACGGTAGATTCTCCGGGTTCAATTTGTAATGATTGATTGACAATCCCTTCCACAAGCTGCTGTCCACCATAAAGAATGATATACTGAAACTTATTAATGGATGCCTTTTTGAGCGTCGGGTTGTCTATTTTAAGCCGGATAACTGCATTCAATGGAATATCTTTCCGCAAATAGGCCAATGCCAGACTCGGCGCCGCTCCCAGGTCGATTTGATTATTCTTGATCAGTCGTTGCAGTGATGTTCCGGCCAACCGAATACTATCTACCGATTCCACATCGAACTTACATTTCGCCAAATTCTCGATCTGTGCCTTTTGTCGATTCACGCCGCAGCCGGAAATAAACAAACCCAGCAGAACCAAACATCCAAATAAAATTTTCTTGCTCATAGCCCCTATTTTCCTCCAAATTTATATAAAACTCCCAGTGTAAACAATGGGTACCCTGCTTTTAAATAGGTGTTACTTTTAAAACCGAATACCATACCGTTCGTATATTGCAGCTTCCATCCTTTCCCTAAGCCCATCCTTGTATAAAATACAGGTTCAATGAGCATATTGTCTTCTTTTTCTGCTGGAAGATTATCAATAGCAAAATTCTTCATCCGCATATTGCTCAACCGGATGATGGTACCATAATCGATATCATGCCGGTCGCCAAACAACTTCAGGGCATCCTTTTTCTCCGACGAAAAGTTTACCTGCACAAACACCTTATCAAAATCCATGTCCTGCGTTTCTACAATAGCCTGTCCCATCGTCGACGAACGTTTGTTTACGACACTTGTCGTGCCCAGTCCATACCCCCCGTAAACTTCAAATACACGATTATTTTTCCGACCAAAGCGTGTAAAATAGCCTATCCCTGCTTCCCCCATCTTTTGCGCATAGTCTTTAATATTGGATCGATTATCCACATAGGAACCATTGGCGATGACAGCCACATGATCAGTGACGGCTACCCCCAGGTTGGCCGATACATTAGCCTTTGTATTGATATTGCCAGATACATACACCTCGCCAGCTTCCGTAAACATCGGCGCTGAAGGCACATTGGGCATGTAAATCGAACTACAGGAATAAAATGAACAGGCAAATAACCCGGCACACAAACCATATCCAAACTTGTTGTATTTCATATGTAAGTATTTATTCAATCGTGCTTGCATCCAATGGTACTCCGGAATGTTTCGCCTATTGTCTTAAAAACACCTATCCTTTATAAAAATTGTACCAAAGCAGTTACATTTAACAGAAAATAACAATTTAAATAAAACCAAAACTTTAACGCGCTCATTACCAACTCCGATAAATTACCGAGACAGGTGCTCCGTGTGCTAACAGTATTGCGAACAGTCGCTCTGTTGAACGAAAGTGCAGCAAGTAGCATCCGATTTCGTTCATATTGCCCAAGGGCAGGTCCACGGGAGAACAGACACACAAAAAAAAGGCATCAATTTCTTGATGCCTTTCCAATATTGTTGCAAAACCTTACGCTTGTTCTGTAGGAACTACAGATACATAAGATTTATTGTTAGCTTTTTTACGGAAAACTACTTTACCGTCTACTAAAGCGAACAATGTGTGGTCTTTACCAATACCAACGTTTGTGTCAGGATTGTGTTGTGTACCGCGTTGGCGTACGATGATGTTACCAGCGATTGCTTGTTGACCACCGAAGATTTTGATACCTAAACGCTTGCTATGTGACTCACGGCCGTTCTTAGAACTACCCGCACCTTTTTTGTGTGCCATTTCTTTATCTTAATTTAAGACTATTTGTCTGATTAAAAATTCAATTATAACGTAATACCAGTGATCTGGATTTTAGAAAATTGTTGACGGTGACCGTTTTTCTTTTTGTAGCCTTTACGACGTTTTTTCTTGAAAACGATAACTTTATCGCCTTTTAAATGAGACAAAATTTTAGCCGAAACTTTTGCACCAGCAACGCTAGGTGTACCAATGGTAAATTTACCACCGTCTTCTGCTAACAATACATTGTCAAATTCAATACTAGCGCCTTCATCTCCTTGTAAACGGTGTACAAAAAGGAACTGGTCTTTTGCAACCTTAAATTGCTGTCCTGCTATATTTACTATTGCGTACATTGTTAATTAATTAAATGTGTTATTAAATGAAGGGCAAAAGTAATCAGTTTTTATCATAATTCAAAGACAAATTTACTTTTTCGTTTCCATTTAAACGTTATCAGTTGAACAGCATGACCTTAATCCGTATTAGGACAATGCTGTTCACGCCTGTTTCCACTTACCAAACCAAAATTCTTTTCTCAGGTGCCACATACATTTTTGCTGTAGGCTGTACATTAAATGCTTTATAGAAAGCCTCCATATTGTATACGGGACCATTTACCCGAAATTGTTCGGGGCTATGTGGATCAACTTTTAAACGTAGCCGCATGCGCTCATCGCTGCTCTTTACGCGCCACACTTGCGCAAAACTCAGGAAGAAACGTTGATCGGGGGTAAAACCATCAATCTTGTCCTGCCCCTGCCCTTGTTTGGTTAATTTAAAGGCATCATAGGCAATATTTAAACCGCCGATATCTGCCAGGTTTTCACCTAAAGTAAGCTCACCGTTTACATGTTGATTGTCCAACAGCGTAAAACCACCATATAACTTCGCGACTTGGCTGGCGCGTTGCGTAAACTGTTTCGCATCCACTGCAGTCCACCAGTCATTCAAGTTGCCGTCTTTATCATATTGGCGCCCCTGATCATCAAAACCATGTGTCATCTCGTGTCCGATAACGGCACCGATAGCGCCATAATTGATTGCATCGTCCGCGTTGGCATCAAAGAAGGGGAACTGCAAGATGCCGGCCGGAAATACAATTTCATTATACGGCGGATTGTAATAGGCATTCACTGTGGGTGTTGTCATCAGCCATTCTGCCTTGTCAACCGGTTTACCGATTTTACCCACCATTTCTTTATAAGCATGCTTTGCAGCAGACTGCAAGTTGGCATAGTAGGTATCTTTGGCTACCTCCACGTCACTATAATCTTTCCACTTCTCCGGATAGCCAATTTTTTTGGTGAATGCTTCCAATTTTTCAATCGCTTTCTTTTTGGTTTCAGGCGTCATCCAGTCCAACTTCTCAATGCGGTTCTTGTAGACTTTCTGCAAATTGTCGACCAATTCGAGCATTCGTTTTTTTGCTTCGGGCTTGAAGTATTCATCCACATACAACTTGCCCACAATCTCGCCAAGATTCTCGTCCGCCGAGCTCACCATCAGCTTCCAACGCTCTTTCTCCTGCTTCTGACCATTCAGGGTTTTCCCGAATAATTCAAACTTTGCCTCCCGGAAACCTTTGCTCAGGGCCGTCGCAGAAGCATTTGCCAGATCTGCTTTAAGCTTTGTTTTCCAGCTGTCTAAGGATTGTGATTTCAACAAATTATTTAAAGCAAGATAAAATTTGGGCTGCTGTACCAAAATCGTGTCGGTCTTCACATCCAAGCGTTGCAGAATATCTTTCCAGTTGAGGTTTGGCGTTTGCTTCTGAAACTCCTGTACCGCAAATTTATGATAGTTTTTAATGGGATCCCGCAATTCTACCGGTGTAGCATGTGATTTGGCAATTTCTGTTTCCAAGCGCAGCACTTCCTCCGCCGACTTTTGGGCATTTGCCCCTTCACCGATCAGTCCGAATAACTTGACCAGATACGCGACATAGGCCTCCCGGATCTTCTTCGCTTTCTCATCCTGATCTAAATAATAACTTGCTTCAGGCAGGTTGAGTCCCCCCTGAAAAAATTGCAATGCATTCTTAGTGCTGATCCGGTCATCCGCGGCGACATAAAAGGTAAAAAGATCAC
The Sphingobacterium multivorum genome window above contains:
- the rpmA gene encoding 50S ribosomal protein L27; the protein is MAHKKGAGSSKNGRESHSKRLGIKIFGGQQAIAGNIIVRQRGTQHNPDTNVGIGKDHTLFALVDGKVVFRKKANNKSYVSVVPTEQA
- the rplU gene encoding 50S ribosomal protein L21; its protein translation is MYAIVNIAGQQFKVAKDQFLFVHRLQGDEGASIEFDNVLLAEDGGKFTIGTPSVAGAKVSAKILSHLKGDKVIVFKKKRRKGYKKKNGHRQQFSKIQITGITL
- a CDS encoding M13 family metallopeptidase, with the protein product MIQKVKWGTLSMVLMMMSCQSNKKSDTAQEVRTNFFDVSGMDTTVNPGDNFFQYANGSWMKNTQIPASETGWGSFYVLADENLANLKSILEGAAKSDNKKGSDQQKAGDFYASGMDTVTIDKLGAKPIEGTIQKINGLKSIDELIAYAADGFKEGDGDLFTFYVAADDRISTKNALQFFQGGLNLPEASYYLDQDEKAKKIREAYVAYLVKLFGLIGEGANAQKSAEEVLRLETEIAKSHATPVELRDPIKNYHKFAVQEFQKQTPNLNWKDILQRLDVKTDTILVQQPKFYLALNNLLKSQSLDSWKTKLKADLANASATALSKGFREAKFELFGKTLNGQKQEKERWKLMVSSADENLGEIVGKLYVDEYFKPEAKKRMLELVDNLQKVYKNRIEKLDWMTPETKKKAIEKLEAFTKKIGYPEKWKDYSDVEVAKDTYYANLQSAAKHAYKEMVGKIGKPVDKAEWLMTTPTVNAYYNPPYNEIVFPAGILQFPFFDANADDAINYGAIGAVIGHEMTHGFDDQGRQYDKDGNLNDWWTAVDAKQFTQRASQVAKLYGGFTLLDNQHVNGELTLGENLADIGGLNIAYDAFKLTKQGQGQDKIDGFTPDQRFFLSFAQVWRVKSSDERMRLRLKVDPHSPEQFRVNGPVYNMEAFYKAFNVQPTAKMYVAPEKRILVW